A genomic window from Elusimicrobiota bacterium includes:
- a CDS encoding tetratricopeptide repeat protein, with amino-acid sequence MDDLNARGVEHFNAGRFEEALSCFRAAVAAGESVAQARVFIGHVAGSLGRPDEAAAEFVSVIRDFPRHLPAYAGLANVVLRRAPARDPAAEKALLKVLSLKTGGTALAETLRACGQALGAVGELAAAEKALTKALVLGGGAARRRLRDVLRARAESFLAAGALKKAEGELRKLLALAPEDERARRALVRLLRRRGLEYVQAGRLDNAERILRRAVSLAPADPLSRRRRAEVARMREKSKRARRSAARRRKADKVRVLRGRGGALVAAGRLVLAEKALRRALLVGPGDAGAGRQLAEVLRMREQAEEARRQAARAAKGEKLRALLEALKAASQAYRSSSRTKTAAKILAKILRLEPGDARARLIAGGILFSSGAVARGRALLAEGLRLNRGVLLPGEVFAALMKLGRYKEALAAGERLLDGRPGLADIRALRDPWEWDDRPLAERRREVLRLERAAGPAARRSWVPYYRADLRGPEELRQFSRLAALPGRRYGWMLCRGRTGEAFAELDRALPEAPPDEAGQVLAWRGAFDLWLGRYESAVGRFDEALRLGAPYALSWRAGALLKLGRAEEALRQLDEALTLYPRDLEAYVWRGEAKRALGRHREALKDLNEPTLSDPDRATPIWLWALFNRALAKAALGDSAGLKADFDAIPVRIRDHIRGKSGREDMVGLLEAGLELSRGFRREEYRQAIWMA; translated from the coding sequence ATGGATGACCTGAACGCCCGCGGCGTGGAGCACTTCAACGCCGGGCGCTTCGAGGAGGCGCTCAGTTGCTTCCGCGCCGCCGTCGCCGCGGGCGAGAGCGTCGCGCAGGCGCGCGTCTTCATCGGCCATGTCGCGGGCTCCCTGGGCCGCCCCGACGAAGCCGCCGCGGAGTTCGTCTCCGTGATCCGGGATTTCCCCCGCCACCTGCCGGCCTATGCCGGCCTGGCCAACGTCGTCCTCCGCCGAGCCCCGGCCCGGGACCCCGCGGCGGAAAAGGCCCTGCTCAAGGTCCTGTCGCTCAAGACCGGCGGAACGGCGCTCGCGGAAACCCTGCGCGCTTGCGGGCAGGCGCTGGGGGCCGTCGGCGAGCTGGCCGCGGCGGAGAAGGCCCTGACGAAGGCCCTCGTCCTCGGCGGGGGCGCCGCGCGGCGGCGCCTGCGCGACGTCCTGCGCGCGCGCGCCGAGTCCTTCCTCGCCGCCGGCGCCCTCAAGAAGGCGGAGGGCGAGCTGCGCAAGCTCCTCGCGCTCGCCCCCGAAGACGAGCGCGCGCGCCGCGCCCTCGTCCGGCTCCTGCGGCGCCGCGGGCTGGAGTACGTCCAGGCGGGCCGCCTCGACAACGCGGAACGGATCCTGCGCCGGGCGGTGTCGCTGGCGCCGGCCGATCCGTTGTCCCGGCGCCGCCGCGCCGAGGTCGCGCGGATGCGGGAGAAATCCAAGCGGGCGCGCCGGTCGGCGGCGCGCCGCAGGAAGGCCGACAAGGTCCGGGTCCTGCGCGGACGCGGCGGAGCGCTCGTCGCCGCGGGCCGCCTCGTCCTCGCGGAAAAGGCGCTGCGCCGGGCCCTGCTCGTCGGCCCGGGCGACGCCGGGGCCGGCCGCCAGCTCGCCGAGGTCCTGCGCATGCGCGAGCAGGCCGAGGAAGCCCGCCGGCAGGCGGCGCGCGCGGCCAAGGGAGAGAAGCTGCGCGCCTTACTCGAGGCTCTCAAGGCGGCCTCGCAGGCCTACCGCTCCTCCTCGCGAACGAAGACGGCGGCAAAGATCCTGGCCAAGATACTCAGGCTCGAGCCGGGAGACGCGCGCGCGCGCCTGATCGCGGGAGGCATCCTATTCTCCTCGGGCGCCGTCGCGCGCGGCCGAGCGCTGCTCGCCGAGGGCCTGCGCCTGAACCGCGGCGTGCTGCTTCCCGGCGAGGTCTTCGCCGCGCTCATGAAGCTCGGCCGCTATAAAGAAGCGCTCGCCGCGGGTGAGCGTCTGCTCGACGGCCGTCCGGGGCTCGCGGACATCCGCGCTCTGCGCGACCCGTGGGAATGGGACGATCGCCCCCTCGCCGAGCGCCGGCGCGAGGTCCTCCGGCTCGAGCGCGCCGCCGGCCCGGCCGCTCGCCGCTCGTGGGTTCCTTATTATCGGGCCGACCTGCGCGGGCCCGAGGAGCTGCGTCAGTTTTCGCGGCTGGCCGCCTTGCCCGGGCGCCGCTACGGCTGGATGCTGTGCCGGGGCCGGACCGGGGAGGCCTTCGCCGAGCTCGACCGCGCCCTGCCCGAGGCCCCGCCCGACGAGGCCGGGCAGGTCCTGGCCTGGCGCGGCGCCTTCGACCTGTGGCTGGGACGCTACGAGTCCGCGGTGGGCCGCTTCGACGAGGCCCTGCGCCTGGGCGCGCCGTACGCGCTGAGCTGGAGGGCCGGGGCCCTGCTCAAGCTCGGCCGGGCCGAGGAGGCGCTGCGGCAGCTCGACGAGGCTCTGACGCTTTACCCCCGGGATCTCGAGGCCTACGTCTGGCGCGGCGAGGCCAAGCGCGCGCTCGGCCGCCACCGGGAGGCGCTTAAGGATCTCAACGAGCCGACCCTCTCCGACCCCGACCGCGCGACGCCGATCTGGCTGTGGGCCCTGTTCAACCGCGCCCTGGCCAAGGCCGCGCTCGGCGACAGCGCGGGGCTCAAGGCGGATTTCGACGCGATCCCGGTCCGCATCAGGGATCACATCCGGGGAAAGTCCGGCCGCGAGGACATGGTGGGCTTGCTCGAGGCCGGCCTCGAGCTCAGCCGCGGCTTCCGCCGCGAGGAATACCGTCAGGCGATATGGATGGCGTAA